In candidate division WOR-3 bacterium, the DNA window GACCCGGAAGCGAAAGAATAATCAGATTAGCCTTTGAATATGCTAAGAAAAACAATAAAACCAGAGTCACGGCAGTCACTAAGGCGAATGTGGTAAAGACGACAGACGGTCTTTTCCTGAAGACTTTTTATGAAATTGCCAAAGAATACCCCGGCATAAATGCCGATGATTGGTTTATTGATATTATGACAGCAAAGCTCGTTGACACCAAACGGAGAACGGAATTTCAGGTATTCGTATTACCCAATCTTTACGGCGATATCCTTACCGATGAAGCAGCAGAATTTCAAGGGGGTGTTGGGACAGCCGGAAGTGCTAATATCGGCAAACGATATGCGATGTTTGAAGCAATCCATGGGAGTGCCCCAAGGATGGTTCAAGAAGGTCGTACGCAGTATGCCGACCCGAGCAGTGTCATTCGCGCCGGGGCGATGCTATTAAACCACATTGGCTATGTGGAACTGGGCAGAAAACTGGAGATGGCGCTCGATATCTGCGGCCAGTTTGAAAAGAAACTGATCATGACCGGAAGGGCAACAGGTGCCACCGGACGGGAATTCTGTGACTATATTCTGGAGACGATAGCGGATCCGAACCTGGAAAATCGCTGGAACGAATATCAAAAGGCAGCAGCCCAGTAGGCAAAGAAGCTAAATGGCTAAAAGGGGCTGAGGTTTCAGCCCCTTTTTTATTTTATACCAGAACCCGGTAATCTTTTTTAATTCCTTGTTTTTCTCTTCCACACCTTCACGCCCCTTCTGGAGGAGTGCATCAAATTGAGAAAAATCCGCCCAGTGGTATTCACTCACTTCGGGTTTGATAATGCAGTCTGCAAGTTTAAGAATCCGGTAATCGAGATGATATTTCATAAATGAGAGGGCGCGTTGGGTGATAAAAAAGCCCGTATCGGGTTTATGCCCAAACCGCGGAGCATCGCCGAGATAAACTGCGATGGTTATCCGCGCACCCATTCTTAAAAGCGGTTCAAGAGGAATATTATTGATTGTTCCTCCATCGATCAAAATTCTATCACCTTCAATGAAAGGTGGAAAGATACCAGGTATTGCACAACTCGCCCAGATGGCTTTATATAATGGCCCAGTATTGAATATAATTTCATTCCCCGAATTGATATCCAAACTATTACAAACAAAAGGTATCTTTAAATCCTCAAATGTTTTATTTCCAAAAAGTTTTTTGAATAACCACTCGGTTGTTTCAATTTTTAGAATTGATTTTTTAAAGAAGAGGGTGCCGTAGTAATATTTTTCAAATAATTGTTTTCTGAAGGTTTGAAATTTATTGTTCCCTTTCGTGTAGAATTTATCAAGGCCCAATTTTCGGAATTCTTCTGATTCAATTATATTTTTGGTTATCTCCCGCAAATGGCGGGTATCACCGTCTAAGCAATAAATTGCACCAACGATTGCACCGATTGAGGTGCCCGCAACATAGTCCAGTCTGATTCCCATTTCTTCTAAGGCTTCCATGACTCCAATATGAGCAAGTCCTTTTGCACCACCTCCACCCAGAGCAATTCCAACTTTCACATAATGATAATACCAAAATGAGAGGGAATTGTCAATGAGATTTCTTTATAGTCAATGGGCGAGTTTTAGAAATTGGCTTTAAAATCTTTATTTCTCCGGTACTGATTTTTAAGATAATCATTGACTTTTTTTGAAATTTAAATATAATACTTCAAAAAAGAGGAGAAATACTATGAAAAAAATCGGCGTTTTCATTTGCCATTGCGGAATAAACATTGCCAAAACAGTAGATGTAGAAGCACTTACCGAAGAGATTAAAAAATATCCTGGCGTTGTTCATGCGGAAAATTATAAGTATATGTGTTCTGACCCAGGTCAAAACCTCATCATTGAGGCGATAAAACAAAAAAATCTTGATGCAATAGTTGTCGCTGCCTGTTCTCCAACTCTCCATGAAAATACCTTTAGAAATGCAACCGAGCGTGGTGGATTGAACCGTTATACCTGTGAGATGGCAAATATACGTGAGCAATGCAGCTGGGTGCATGAGGAGAAAAATGTCGCTACGCGGAAAGCAGGTGATATTATAAAAACAATGATAGAAAAAGTGCGATTTGATGAATCGCTTGAACCGATATACGTTGATGTGACAAAAAAGGCGTTAGTGATTGGCGGTGGTATTGCCGGGATTCAGGCAGCATTGGATATTGCTAATGCTGGAATTGAAACAATATTATTGGAAAGGTCTCCTTCTATCGGCGGGAGAATGGCACAGCTTTCTGAAACATTTCCAACCCTTGATTGCTCCCAGTGTATTTTGACTCCAAAGATGGTAGAAGCAGCCCAGCATCCTAAGATAAGATTGATGACCTACTGTGAACTTGAAGATATTGCCGGTTCGGTGGGTAATTTCAAAGTCAAAATCAGAAAGAAGGCATCTTATGTTGATAATAGTAAATGCACGGGCTGTGGGGTATGTTACGAAAAATGTCCAATTAAAGTGCCTTCTGAATTTAATGAATTCTTGACTACCAGAAAAGCAATCTATACACCATTCCCACAGGCAATACCAAACAAACCGGTCATTGATGCCAAGAATTGCACTTATTTTGTAAAAGGTGGGAAGTGTCGGGTTTGCCAGATTGTCTGTCCGCCCCAGGCAGTGGATTTCAATCAAAAAGATGAAATAATTGAAGAGACCGTGGGGGCGATTGTGGTTGCAACTGGTTATGATATTTATGAACCTGAAAGATTAAAAGAATATGGTTATGGCACAAGCCCGGATATCATTACTTCTTTGCAATTTGAAAGATTATTATCGGCATCCGGACCAACTGCAGGTGAAGTGAAAAGGCCTTCAGATGGCAAAATTCCCAAACGTGTCGTATTTATCCAGTGCGCTGGGTCAAGGGACAAAGAGAATCATCTTGAATATTGTTCCAAGATATGTTGTATGTATACGGCAAAGCATGCAATACTATATAAACATCGCGTACATGATGGCGAGCCAATAATCTTCTATATTGATGTGCGCACGCCAGGCAAGGGATTTGAAGAATTTTATAATCGGGCAACCGATGAAGGGGCAATATACATTAGGGGGAAGGTCTCTAAGGTCTATCCTGAAAATGGGAAGTTGATTGTCCTGGGTGCTGATACCCTGGTGGGAAAGAAGATTGAGGTGGAAGCAGATATGGTTGTGTTGGCGATGGGGATGGTGCCGACGCGGAATAATGAAGACTTGATAAGAAAATTAAAAATTCAGTGCGATGCCAATGCCTTTTTGACTGAAGCCCATCCAAAATTGAGACCTGTTGAGACAAATACACTGGGCATTTATATCGCCGGTGCTGCGCATGGACCAAAAGATATCCCTGAGACTGTTGCCCAGGCATCGGGTGCGGCAAGCAAGGCAATTGGAATTCTATCCCAGCCTAAGATTACATTTGAGCCTTTGATTGCCTATGTTGATGAAAATCTCTGCTCTGGCTGTAGTGTCTGTATTGGTGTATGTCCATTCGGAGCAAGAGAAAAAGACAAAGAAAAGAATATTGCCAAGGTCATTGATGCCTTATGCCAGGGCTGTGGTGCCTGTTGTGCCGCCTGCCCAAGTGGGGCTTCGCAGCTTAAAAATTTAAAAGACAAGACTGTGATGGAAATGGTTGTGGCGGCAATTGAGAAATAATTATGAAATTCTGGCGGCGACCCCTTGATGCTGATAAAATAAAAATTCCGCAAGGTGAAGTTCATATCATTAAAGACCGCTGTAAGGGATGTGGATTTTGTGTAGAATTTTGTCCAAAAAAGGTTCTGGAATTGTCGAGCGAATTTAACATAAAAGGTTATCATCCTCCTTATGTGAAGAACCCTCACGAATGTAGAGAATGCCATCTCTGCGAAATCATCTGCCCCGAATTTGCAATCTATGTGACACTAGGGAGAGAAAGGACGGTCGCCGAATTATTGGATGAAAGGGA includes these proteins:
- a CDS encoding CoB--CoM heterodisulfide reductase iron-sulfur subunit A family protein yields the protein MKKIGVFICHCGINIAKTVDVEALTEEIKKYPGVVHAENYKYMCSDPGQNLIIEAIKQKNLDAIVVAACSPTLHENTFRNATERGGLNRYTCEMANIREQCSWVHEEKNVATRKAGDIIKTMIEKVRFDESLEPIYVDVTKKALVIGGGIAGIQAALDIANAGIETILLERSPSIGGRMAQLSETFPTLDCSQCILTPKMVEAAQHPKIRLMTYCELEDIAGSVGNFKVKIRKKASYVDNSKCTGCGVCYEKCPIKVPSEFNEFLTTRKAIYTPFPQAIPNKPVIDAKNCTYFVKGGKCRVCQIVCPPQAVDFNQKDEIIEETVGAIVVATGYDIYEPERLKEYGYGTSPDIITSLQFERLLSASGPTAGEVKRPSDGKIPKRVVFIQCAGSRDKENHLEYCSKICCMYTAKHAILYKHRVHDGEPIIFYIDVRTPGKGFEEFYNRATDEGAIYIRGKVSKVYPENGKLIVLGADTLVGKKIEVEADMVVLAMGMVPTRNNEDLIRKLKIQCDANAFLTEAHPKLRPVETNTLGIYIAGAAHGPKDIPETVAQASGAASKAIGILSQPKITFEPLIAYVDENLCSGCSVCIGVCPFGAREKDKEKNIAKVIDALCQGCGACCAACPSGASQLKNLKDKTVMEMVVAAIEK
- a CDS encoding patatin-like phospholipase family protein, producing MKVGIALGGGGAKGLAHIGVMEALEEMGIRLDYVAGTSIGAIVGAIYCLDGDTRHLREITKNIIESEEFRKLGLDKFYTKGNNKFQTFRKQLFEKYYYGTLFFKKSILKIETTEWLFKKLFGNKTFEDLKIPFVCNSLDINSGNEIIFNTGPLYKAIWASCAIPGIFPPFIEGDRILIDGGTINNIPLEPLLRMGARITIAVYLGDAPRFGHKPDTGFFITQRALSFMKYHLDYRILKLADCIIKPEVSEYHWADFSQFDALLQKGREGVEEKNKELKKITGFWYKIKKGLKPQPLLAI
- a CDS encoding isocitrate/isopropylmalate family dehydrogenase, with translation MEHFGGILIKQLKRVQVIKKEEEWIDYSKLKPIIIGVIGGDGIGPYITGEAQRVLEHLLQEEIKKGKILFRVIEGCTIERRAEVMKAIPDDVLEEIKKCHVLLKGPTTTPKKGDPWPNIESANVAIRKELDLFANVRPVRVPSQGIDWIFFRENTEDVYALGPYGIEVTPDLAIDFKMITRPGSERIIRLAFEYAKKNNKTRVTAVTKANVVKTTDGLFLKTFYEIAKEYPGINADDWFIDIMTAKLVDTKRRTEFQVFVLPNLYGDILTDEAAEFQGGVGTAGSANIGKRYAMFEAIHGSAPRMVQEGRTQYADPSSVIRAGAMLLNHIGYVELGRKLEMALDICGQFEKKLIMTGRATGATGREFCDYILETIADPNLENRWNEYQKAAAQ
- a CDS encoding ferredoxin family protein; this translates as MKFWRRPLDADKIKIPQGEVHIIKDRCKGCGFCVEFCPKKVLELSSEFNIKGYHPPYVKNPHECRECHLCEIICPEFAIYVTLGRERTVAELLDERESSMES